Within Planctomycetota bacterium, the genomic segment GTCTGGCGGACGTCGATGATGTGGATGAGGCTCTTGCGGGCGTGGATGTAGGGAGCCATCTTAGGGTTCCACCGGCTCACGCGGTGACCATAGTGGGCCCCCGAGGCCAGAAGTTCCCGAGCGGAAATCACAAGCGACGGCGGCATTCCTTCCTCCAAAAGCAGCCGGCGGAAGTACGGCGGTTCGGAACCCGCCCCGGAGCGTGCCGGGCTCCCGGGCGGCGACGCGAGGTCGGAATCTAGCCGAAACCGCTTCGCGCTGTCAACAGTTTATTCGAGAGCCGCCTCGGAAGAAAGCGTCCCTTTCGCCCCGCGGCCCCGAAGGTCGTTGACGCTGCATGGATTATGAAATACAATACCGTCGGAGCCTGCGGGAGAGGGAAAGGAAGGACGCTTGTTCGCCGTCCTCGCCGCCGCCGCGCTCCTCCCGGCGCAGGAACCGCCCCGGATCGACGACCTGGGCGCCGAGTCCCCCGCCGTCCGAGAAGCCGCCGCCGAAGGTTTCGCCCGCCGGGGGCGCGCCGCCTGGCCCGCCCTCCAGGAGGCCGCCCGCGCTCACCCCGATCCCGAAGTCCGCGCCCGCGCCGCCGAACTCCTCCGCCGCGCCCGCCTCCGGCGCCGCCTTCCCTACCGCCTCCTCGACGAACACCCGGACGCCCTCGAAACCCTCGAGGGCTCCGGAACTCCCGCCAAAATCCGCCTCGTGCGTTCCTTGACCCGCTGCTTCGAAGAAACCTCCGACCTCCTGGAGAACTTGACCCGCGACCCGGACCCCGAAGTCGCTCTGGCCGCGGCCGAAACCCTTCAGGAAAACCGCTCGTACGAATGGATCGAGCCGATCCTGGCCGCCTACGCCGCCGAGGAGGGCCTCCGCGCCGGACGGTTCCTGGAGCTGCTCACCGCCGCCGCCTCGCGCATCCCGCCGGACACGCTCCAGGCGACGTTCCGGCAGGCCGGACCGGCCGGCCGCGTGCGCCTCGTCCACTTGGCGCTCCAGGCGGGCCTTCCTCTCCCCGTCTCCGAAACCATGCTCCGGGCCTGGCTGCGCACCGGCCCCGCTTCCGTCCGCCGGGCGGCCCTCGCCTGGCTGCGCGACCGCGTCCCCCTGGGCTCCTTCCCCGAAATCGTCCCCCTCCTGGCCGACCCCGACCCGAACGTGGCCTCCGAAGCGCTGTCCACCCTGCGCTCCCTGCGCGGGCGCCTCGACGCCGCCACGCTGGCCGCCCTGCTGGAACACGACGAGCCCGCCGTGCGCGAAGAGGCGATCCAGACCGTCCTGGCCTTCGAGGAGCGATCCCTCGCCCCGGCCCTCCGCCGGCGCCTCGAGGATCCCTCCGCCGCCGTCCGCCAGTCCGCCCTGGCGGCGCTCGGAAAGCTCGAGGGCGAGGCGGCCCTCGAATGGGCTTTCGACGTTTTCCGCAGGGATGCCGGCGAAACCCGCGAACAGGCCATGAGTCTCCTGGCGCGCCGGCCGGAATGGACCCTCCCGCGCCTCGTCGCCATGGCCGCCGACCCCGACCCCGAGCGCCGGCGCCGCGCGTACGAGCTTCGGGCCCGGATCGAAGGTCCGGCGGCCCTTCACCCGCTGAGCGCCGACCCCGAGGAATCCGTGCGCTTCTGGGCCGTGGGACAGATCCTTCGGCGCTCCGACACGCCGGGCGCGCGGCCCGCGCTGGAAGCCTTCGCGCGCGACCCGGCCGACGCGGTCCGCTTTGAAGCCGTGCGCGCCCTCGTCCGCATGGGCTGGAGCGAACATCTGCCGTCCCTGGAGACGTTCCTGGCCGGCCGCGAGTTCACGCTGCGCCACGACGCCGCCGAGACGCTCCTGGAACGACCGGGGGAAGCGCCCCTCGCGCTGGCGCGGCAGCTCCTGGCGGACGAAGATCCCGCGCTGCGCCGCCTGGCGCTCAACGCCCTGGCGGACCGGCGCGAGCCCGGGTGGACGGACCTGGCCGCGGACCTTCTGGCCCACCCCGACGGCCGCCTGCGCCGCGCCGCGGCGCATTACCTGGGCCGGGATCTCGCCGCGCGGCCCCGTCCGGAGACGGTCGCGCGCCTCGCGGCTTCCCTGGACCGGGCCGAGGACGAGACGCTCGCGCTGATCTTCCGGCTCGTCCTGGAGCACGGAGACGCCCGGTGCGCCGCTCCCCTCCGGGCCCTGCTCCTGTCCGGCCGCGCGCCGCATCCGGAACGCGCGGTCCGGACGCTGGCCGCGTGGGCCGGCCCGGAAGCGCCGGCCGAGCTGGCGGGCCTGCTCCTCCGCGACGTCTCGATGCAGGAGACCGTGCTTCTGGCCCTGCGCGAGGCGCGGCGGACATTCCCGGGCGCCGGAACGGCGGAGCTGGCCGCCGCCCTGGAAAAGCTGCGCGCCGATCCGGACCGGCGGCGCCGCCGCGCGGCGGTGGCCCTGGCGGAAGAGCTCGGACGGAGCGCGGACATCCTCCCCGCGCTGGTCGGAGATCCGGAGCCGTCCGTGCGTCACGCCGCGATCGCCGCCTGCGGGCGGCTGGGTCTGGCGGACGCCGCCGACGCCGTCGCGGCGCGTCTCGACGACGAGGATCCGGACGTCCGGATCGCCGCCGTGGGGACGCTTCTGGCCCTGCGCCCGTCCCGGCGCCCGGAGCTCGAAGCGGCCGCGGCGCGCGAGGAATGCGCCTGGGCGCGCCGTCGCATGGAACTGGCGCTGCGGCGGTGAATCCCGCGCCGGACGTCAGACGGCCCGATACTTCCGCAGGAGCCGCAGCGTCCGCTCCATGTCCGCCGCCAGAGGAGCCGTGAACTCCACGATCCGGCCGGTCGCCGGATGGGTGAAGGCGATGCTGTACGCGTGAAGCGCCTGCCGCATCAGAAGCGGCTCCTTCGGATCGTCGACCAGCGGATCCGATTCCGCCCCCAGGTCCCGCAGGAACAGCGCGTCGCGCTTCCCGTACGTCGAGTCGGCCACGCAGGGGTGCCCGATCGAAGCCATGTGGACCCGGATCTGGTGGGTCCGCCCCGTGCGCGGGGCGACTTCGACGAAGGTGAAACCCCGGAACCGCTCCAGGACCCGGTAGAAACTCGTGGCGGCCTTGCCTTCGCCCTTGCGGACCACCGCCATGCGCTCGAAGTCGCGCTTGTGACGGCCGATGTCCTTGTCGATCACGTCCTCGTCGAAGGGAACCTCGCCTTCGACGATCGCCCGGTAGCTTTTCTCGACCGTGCGCTCCTGGAACTGGCGGGTGAGTTCTCCGTGGGCCCGGAGCGTCTTGGCGGCGATGATGATGCCGCTGGTGTCCTTGTCGATCCGATGGACGATGCCGGGCTTGTAGACCTCGTCGGTTTCGGGAAGCACGCCGCAGTGATGAAGCAGCGCGTTGACGAGCGTGTCGTCCCAATGTCCGGCGGCCGGGTGGACGACGAACTGAGGCGGCTTGTTGATGGCGATGAGGTGCTCGTCCTCGTAGACGATGTCGAGCGGAATCGCGGCGGGCACCACGTGGGGCTGGAGGAGGCGCGGCATCCGGCAGACGATCCGGTCGCCCAGGTTGATCTCGTAGCTCGGCTTGGAGGGCCGGCCGTTGACCGTGATCCGGCCGTCCTTGATGAGCTTCTGAACGAGCGTGCGGGAATACTCGGGCAGCCGCTTGTGGACGTAGACGTCCAGGCGCTGGAGCACGGACTCCTTGTGGATGACGAATTCGTGCTCCACCGTCCGATCGAAATCGACTTTGACCGGCTTGGCCACGCGGGACAGATTAGCAGCCCGACCCGGGGAGTCAACGGGCGTCCTTTCCTTTTGTTGATTCGGGCCCGGGGACCTCTATAATAGCCCCTCATCCCTTCGAGGACCCCGACCATGAGACGGTTCGCGCTCCTTGTGCCCCTCCTGGCGCTGGGCGCCGCCTCCCGCGCGGGGTTCCGCCTTGAGGAGGTCCTTCCCGAGGAGACGCTCTTCTTCTTCGAGACCCCTTCCGTGGCCGATTTCCGGGAGGCCTTCCGCAAGAGCCGCCTCCAGGCGTTTCTGGACGACGAAGAGATCCGGGCGTTCGGCCGGGGGGCGGTGGAGGCCCTCCAGAAGGGGCTCGAGGGCGCCCGCAAGGACATCGAGAAGGAAACCGGCCTTTCGCTCGAGGAGATTGTGAAGCTTCCGTCGGGGCAGGCGGCGCTCGCGGTCCGGGGCCTGACCCGCGGGGATCCGCCCGGGCCGGACGCGGTCCTTTCGATCGACTGCCCCGGGCGCCGGGAGGCCGCGCTCAAGATCGCCGGCTATCTGCGGCGGCTCTACGAACGCGCCGCCGGCAGGCCCGCCGAAACCTGGAAAGCCGGGGACGTGGAGGTCACGCGGGGGGAGTTCGGACCCGGCCTGGAGGTGCACCTGGCGGTCGCGGGGGACACGCTCCTGGCGGCCACCGCGCGGGCCACGATGGAGGAGATCCTCGCGCGGCGCGCGCCGCAGTCCCTGGCCCGGGCCGCCCGATTCCAGGAAGCCCGCCGCCGGGCGGCCGCGCGGGAGGCGTTTTTCTACATCGATCTGGCGGGCCTCGTCCGGCAGGCGGAGGAGCATCTGGGCGAAGGGGAGCGCAAGACGCTCCGGGCCCTGGGCCTGCACGGTTTCACGTACGCGTGCGGCGGCCTGACGCTGGGCCCGGACCGCGCCCTCGAGCGGCTTTTCCTCGCCGCCGGCCCCGAGCGCCGCGGCCTGGCGAAATTCCTTTCCCTCAAGGGTCCCGCGCCCGGGGTCGAGGCCGCCCCCGCCGGGGCGCTCTCGTTCGTCTCCTTCTCGGTGGACGCCGCGGAGCTTTACGACACGTTCCTCGAAGTCCTCAAGAGCGCCGACGAGGCCGAGGCGGCCCGGGCCGCCGACGCCATCGACGAGTTCGAGCGGCAGGCGGGGATTTCCCTCAAGAACGACCTCTTCGCCGCGTTCGGCCCGCGCGTGTGGGCCTACGCCGCCTTTCCGCCCCACGGCCTGATCCCGGAGGCGGTCACCTGCTTCGAGATCCGCGACGCGGAGCGCTTCGAAAAGTGCCTGCAGGCGGCTCTGCGGAACCTGTCGGCCGAGCTGGGCGAGGTCTCCTTCGAAGGAACGTCGATCCGATACCTCCGGTTCCCGCGGCCGCCCGATCTGCCCGACGAGGCGCGCGCGTTCCTCTCGACGGTGTATTTCCTGCGGGACGGCGACAAGCTCTACACCAGCGGGGGGGCCTCCCTGCCGCTGGGTTTCGGCGGAGCCAACGCCCTCAAGCGCCACCTGCGGCGCGCCTCGGAACCGCGGCTGTCGGGCGCGCCGGCCGAGGGGGACGCCCGCGGGGCCTCGATGATCGCGTACGTCGACCTCGAGCAGGCCTTCCGGGCGGGATACAACACGCTCGTGCCGCTTCTGTTCGTCTTCCGGGACGCGCTCTTCCGGGGGTCGGGCCTGGAGCTTCTGAAACTTCCGCGGGGCGACGTGCTCGGCCGGCACCTGGGGCGGATGACGGCCCTGGCCGCGGTCGAGCCCGGCGGGCTGCGGGTGGACGTTCATTCGGCCGCCGGGGTGACCCTCATGGCGGCCGTCTACGCGGGAGCCGCGGCGGCGGTGGCGGTCCCGGCCGCGATGCGGGCGCGGGAAAACACGCGGCTGTCGGAATGTCAGGCGCAGTGCTCGGCCGTCTCCTTCGCCCTGGCCAGCTACCACGCGGAGCACGGGAAATACCCGGACGGGACCGGCCGCGCGCTCCTCAAGCAGCTCCGGGAGGCCGAGGAGCTCCAGGAGGAACCGCGGTGCCCGTTTTCGGGAGCGCCCTCCTTCCGGGGCCCGGCGAAAGACGTCAATCTCCTGGAGGACGGGGACGTGATTTTCTGCGACGAGCCCCGCAACCATCCCGACGGTTCGATCAACGCGCTGCGGAAAAACGGGAAGGTCGAAACGCTCCGGCCGGGCACGCCGGAGTACGAAAAGGCCCTGCGGACCACGAAGGGAAACTGAGCCGAACGACTCTATGATGCTCACCTGCGCGAAGTGCGGCCGTCGCCATCCTCTGACCGAAGAGGAAGTGGCTTTCTTTTACCCGAGGTTCTTCTGCCTGTCCTGCGGGGAGCGGATCGCGTTTCCCGTGGAGGACGAGCGGGTGCGGGAACTGCGGGCCAAGAACGACCCGGACCGCCGGCTCGCCCCGGAGGATCTGGCGGCGCTCGACGGCAAGGACCGGCCGCGCAAGGCGCTGCGGGAAGCGGGCGCCGGGGGCGGCGCGGACGGCGGTTAACGAATCGCGCCGAATCTCCCCGTTTTTCGCGAGGCGCCGCCGCGCTAATCCAGCCAGTCCTTCTCCTTGAGCTTCCGCGGCAGGTAGTCCGTGGTGAGGTAGCGGAAATCCTTGTTCGCCAGCGCGTCGAGCTCGTACTTGAGGCCGCTGGCGAGCATGTGCTTGATTTCCTTCTGCCAGTGCTTCTTCTGGAACCACGGATATCCCAGAAGCTCCCGGGCGCGTGCGACGTCCTTGTCGTTGAGCTTGATGCCCACGTTCCGGGGCAGCTTATGCTTCTCCGGATCGAAGCTCGAAAGGCCGATGAACTTCGCCTCCGGGATGGCCATCCGCTGGCTTTCGAAGGCCAGGTTGATCGAACCCTGCTTGACGACGGAGTAGATGTAGTATCCCCAGGGATCGTTGTCCACGAGGACGTAGACGGGCAGGCGGTGCTCGTCGTGGAGCCGCCGGGCCAGGCGGCGCACGCCGCGCGGCGGCTGGCCGTTCCCGGTCAGAAGGATGCAGTTGTGCCGGCGCCAGAACTTGTCCTCGGCCAGCCGGTTCCACTGCGTGCCCTTCTCGACCAGGAGCACGAAGTCCGCCGTGCACTTCTTGATCCGGATCTCCTCCGGCTCGACGATCGAGGGGACCGAATAGCCCCCCTTCCCCAGACGCGCGCAGTCCACCGTGTCCCCGGCGTCCACCAGGACCAGCGGCCCCACCACCGTCCCCGCGTTCTCGGCCCGCACATGCAG encodes:
- a CDS encoding HEAT repeat domain-containing protein, which produces MFAVLAAAALLPAQEPPRIDDLGAESPAVREAAAEGFARRGRAAWPALQEAARAHPDPEVRARAAELLRRARLRRRLPYRLLDEHPDALETLEGSGTPAKIRLVRSLTRCFEETSDLLENLTRDPDPEVALAAAETLQENRSYEWIEPILAAYAAEEGLRAGRFLELLTAAASRIPPDTLQATFRQAGPAGRVRLVHLALQAGLPLPVSETMLRAWLRTGPASVRRAALAWLRDRVPLGSFPEIVPLLADPDPNVASEALSTLRSLRGRLDAATLAALLEHDEPAVREEAIQTVLAFEERSLAPALRRRLEDPSAAVRQSALAALGKLEGEAALEWAFDVFRRDAGETREQAMSLLARRPEWTLPRLVAMAADPDPERRRRAYELRARIEGPAALHPLSADPEESVRFWAVGQILRRSDTPGARPALEAFARDPADAVRFEAVRALVRMGWSEHLPSLETFLAGREFTLRHDAAETLLERPGEAPLALARQLLADEDPALRRLALNALADRREPGWTDLAADLLAHPDGRLRRAAAHYLGRDLAARPRPETVARLAASLDRAEDETLALIFRLVLEHGDARCAAPLRALLLSGRAPHPERAVRTLAAWAGPEAPAELAGLLLRDVSMQETVLLALREARRTFPGAGTAELAAALEKLRADPDRRRRRAAVALAEELGRSADILPALVGDPEPSVRHAAIAACGRLGLADAADAVAARLDDEDPDVRIAAVGTLLALRPSRRPELEAAAAREECAWARRRMELALRR
- a CDS encoding DNA topoisomerase IV subunit A, whose translation is MAKAASVEDKLVGLADLVVEAARRKQDPKIEIPVRALSNVSFNEKKGIIEMGRGRQARTFFNLGMAKKFMQTMLVADALAELQRQELTTSLREIYYRTKHTLKDSAENTFDSQDESDPIIEDLEVTLDALREELHVRAENAGTVVGPLVLVDAGDTVDCARLGKGGYSVPSIVEPEEIRIKKCTADFVLLVEKGTQWNRLAEDKFWRRHNCILLTGNGQPPRGVRRLARRLHDEHRLPVYVLVDNDPWGYYIYSVVKQGSINLAFESQRMAIPEAKFIGLSSFDPEKHKLPRNVGIKLNDKDVARARELLGYPWFQKKHWQKEIKHMLASGLKYELDALANKDFRYLTTDYLPRKLKEKDWLD
- a CDS encoding RluA family pseudouridine synthase, with translation MAKPVKVDFDRTVEHEFVIHKESVLQRLDVYVHKRLPEYSRTLVQKLIKDGRITVNGRPSKPSYEINLGDRIVCRMPRLLQPHVVPAAIPLDIVYEDEHLIAINKPPQFVVHPAAGHWDDTLVNALLHHCGVLPETDEVYKPGIVHRIDKDTSGIIIAAKTLRAHGELTRQFQERTVEKSYRAIVEGEVPFDEDVIDKDIGRHKRDFERMAVVRKGEGKAATSFYRVLERFRGFTFVEVAPRTGRTHQIRVHMASIGHPCVADSTYGKRDALFLRDLGAESDPLVDDPKEPLLMRQALHAYSIAFTHPATGRIVEFTAPLAADMERTLRLLRKYRAV